The sequence below is a genomic window from Candidatus Angelobacter sp..
GTTGCTTGTTCGCCGACACCGCCATCTCCGCGGTCCCCGTCAGCGTCTCGAGCGCGGGCAGCCGGTGCACCCAGCGCAAATGCCAAAGGGCGGAAACCGTCATGAGCAGGAACAGCGCGGCCGTCCCACCGAAGATAAGCATCGCCCACATGATTTGAACGCAGCGGACAAGGACCGCTTCCCTTAACGAACGCCAGCGCGCTTCACTTTCGATGCCGCGCGAGAAAGCCCGGCTCTTTTCCGGTCAGGTCAGCGCGGCGTTGCCGCGCGAGCAGAGTGCCGTAAACGCGCACGTCCCGCACAAATATTTCGAGCCGTCTCTTCAGCGCGTCACTGGCGATCTTTCCGTCCTTTACATCCTCCTCGTCGGCGAACGACACGCCATAGGGCAGCGACCAGGCGTAGCATTGGCGCGCCACGGTGCGGAGCTGATCGGTCACGGTCAGTCCCTTTTCGTGCGAAGCGACGACGGTGGCGAACAGCTTGCCGGCGAACTCGCGCCAAAAGTGGTCGAGAAAATTCTTCATCGCACTGCTGATGCTGCCATGGTAGTCAGGTGTACCCAGCACATAAACATCCGCGTGGTCCACGCGGGCCTGCAGTGGATCGAAACCGGGCGCGGCGTAGGCGGTGTCGGGATTGTAGAGTGGCAATGGTTCCTTTTCGAAATCGAGCACGTCCACGGAGGAGCCGTCCGCGCGCAGATGGTCCGCCACTTGAAGAATCACCGCGCGGGTGACAGAAGAGGGATTCAAACTCCCGACGACGGCGAGGACTTGAAGCGGTTGGTCAGACATCCCGAAAGGTTAGCCGCTTTTGCCGCCGATGCAACGGTGACCTCTTCCCCGGAAACGCGGTGCAGCACTTGTTTTCAAACCACGCCGCAAAACTCTGCCGGGGCGCCCCGGGCAGCAGAACCGCCACGTCTCCCGCCCTACCATGCGTGACTCAGCCTGATGCCGTAGTATTTTCGGTCAACCTCCGGTTCAATCTCCCACCCTTTGAAATGCCTTGTGAAAATAAAGCTGCTGACAATGCCAATGGACGCGCCGGCGATCACGTCGTGCGGATGATGTTCGCGGGCCTCGACACGGC
It includes:
- a CDS encoding NAD(P)H-dependent oxidoreductase, which codes for MSDQPLQVLAVVGSLNPSSVTRAVILQVADHLRADGSSVDVLDFEKEPLPLYNPDTAYAAPGFDPLQARVDHADVYVLGTPDYHGSISSAMKNFLDHFWREFAGKLFATVVASHEKGLTVTDQLRTVARQCYAWSLPYGVSFADEEDVKDGKIASDALKRRLEIFVRDVRVYGTLLARQRRADLTGKEPGFLARHRK